In Arthrobacter sp. UKPF54-2, the following are encoded in one genomic region:
- a CDS encoding NfeD family protein translates to MFEWLAENWWALWLTIFLVFAVVEMLTLDLFFIMLGGGALAGLISAFAGADLWLQIVVFSVVSLLMIGFVRPVALKHLRSSPADQRSNVERLIGESALVVEPVSATGGRVKIGGDVWSARTETGELAPGQHAVVRAIDGATAVVVPEPDPAAQ, encoded by the coding sequence ATGTTTGAATGGCTGGCCGAGAACTGGTGGGCGTTGTGGCTCACGATTTTTCTGGTGTTCGCGGTGGTGGAGATGCTCACCCTCGACCTGTTCTTCATCATGCTCGGCGGCGGTGCCCTGGCCGGGCTGATTTCCGCGTTCGCGGGCGCCGACCTCTGGCTCCAGATCGTCGTGTTCAGCGTCGTCTCGCTCTTGATGATCGGCTTCGTGCGGCCCGTGGCCCTCAAGCACCTGCGCAGCAGCCCGGCCGACCAGCGCAGCAACGTCGAACGCCTGATCGGCGAATCCGCCCTCGTCGTTGAGCCCGTGAGCGCCACCGGCGGCCGGGTCAAGATCGGCGGGGACGTCTGGAGCGCCCGCACGGAAACCGGTGAGCTCGCCCCCGGACAGCACGCCGTCGTCAGGGCCATCGACGGGGCCACCGCCGTCGTCGTTCCGGAACCGGACCCGGCCGCGCAGTAA
- a CDS encoding nuclear transport factor 2 family protein has product MTSPKPVDVVLGLLRTIEAGGGAEAIAPFLAEDYVLTEAPHLLAPEGSTRTRAQVLDGAEHSGEIVSGQHFEVRRSTCEGGRVVVEADWSATVLMDLPHWDKGDEIRARTASVFEVRDGRINSQHSYDCYYTPR; this is encoded by the coding sequence ATGACTTCACCGAAACCTGTGGACGTTGTGCTGGGCCTGTTGCGCACCATCGAGGCCGGCGGCGGCGCCGAGGCGATTGCTCCGTTCCTGGCCGAAGACTACGTCCTGACCGAGGCGCCCCATCTGCTGGCGCCGGAGGGGTCGACCCGCACCCGTGCCCAGGTCCTGGACGGCGCCGAACACAGCGGCGAGATCGTCTCCGGGCAGCACTTCGAGGTGCGGCGCAGCACCTGTGAGGGAGGCCGCGTGGTGGTGGAGGCCGACTGGTCCGCGACCGTGCTGATGGACCTGCCGCACTGGGACAAAGGCGATGAGATCCGGGCCCGGACCGCCTCGGTGTTCGAGGTCCGGGACGGCCGGATCAACAGCCAGCACAGCTACGACTGCTACTACACACCGCGCTAA
- a CDS encoding type III polyketide synthase: MTVYLRSLETAVPPTILIQSEARDVFAAQPGLSRLGSRLVSTCFDSAAIDTRYTAVGELTTRSRAENPQFFDPAAGLLLSPSTKVRNDIFATEATKLFIEAAEKAVDAFPGLDRSDITHLVTVSCTGFFNPGPDYKIVRALGLNPAVQRYHLGFMGCYAAFPALRAAKSFCDADPDAVVLVVCAELCSLHVRTSNDPDTIMGSALFADGAAAAVISARELPDQPALMTLDHFETVLTPVGEEAMAWNIGDEGFEMVLGTYVPHIIEDHIIRALEPLLSRDASLIGIPYRDIRHWAIHPGGRSILDKVQSRLELSDEQLVPARETLRNYGNMSSATVLFVIRHILDLDGADGDAGEVGGERICSMAFGPGLTVETALFTKITTPRAPEPDAGPERAGVPRAEQALA, from the coding sequence ATGACGGTCTACCTGAGGTCCCTGGAAACTGCAGTCCCGCCCACCATACTGATCCAGTCCGAGGCCCGCGACGTGTTCGCCGCCCAGCCCGGGCTCAGCCGCCTCGGCTCCCGGCTGGTCAGCACCTGCTTCGACTCCGCCGCCATCGACACCCGCTACACGGCCGTCGGGGAACTGACCACCCGCAGCCGGGCGGAGAATCCGCAGTTCTTCGACCCCGCCGCCGGCCTGCTGCTCAGCCCCAGCACCAAGGTCCGGAACGACATCTTCGCCACCGAAGCGACCAAGCTCTTCATCGAAGCCGCGGAAAAGGCGGTGGACGCCTTCCCGGGCCTCGACCGCAGTGACATCACGCACCTGGTGACGGTCTCCTGCACCGGCTTCTTCAATCCCGGACCGGACTACAAGATTGTCCGGGCGCTCGGGCTGAATCCCGCGGTGCAGCGCTACCACCTCGGGTTCATGGGCTGCTACGCCGCCTTCCCGGCGCTGCGGGCCGCGAAATCCTTCTGCGACGCGGACCCGGACGCCGTGGTGCTGGTGGTCTGCGCCGAACTCTGCTCCCTCCACGTCCGGACATCCAACGACCCGGACACCATCATGGGATCCGCCCTGTTCGCCGACGGCGCGGCGGCCGCCGTCATCAGCGCCCGCGAGCTGCCGGACCAGCCCGCCCTGATGACCCTGGACCACTTCGAAACGGTCCTGACGCCGGTGGGCGAGGAGGCAATGGCGTGGAACATCGGCGACGAAGGCTTCGAGATGGTCCTGGGCACCTACGTCCCGCACATCATCGAGGACCACATCATCCGCGCTCTGGAACCGCTGTTGTCACGGGATGCGTCCCTGATCGGGATCCCGTACCGGGACATCCGGCACTGGGCCATCCACCCGGGCGGCCGCAGCATCCTGGACAAAGTGCAGTCCCGGCTGGAGCTCAGCGACGAACAGCTGGTGCCGGCTCGGGAAACCCTCCGGAACTACGGGAACATGAGCAGCGCCACGGTCCTGTTCGTGATCCGGCATATCCTCGACCTCGACGGCGCCGACGGCGACGCCGGCGAGGTCGGCGGTGAACGCATCTGTTCGATGGCGTTCGGTCCGGGACTGACGGTGGAAACGGCACTTTTCACCAAGATCACGACCCCGCGGGCTCCGGAACCCGACGCCGGCCCGGAGCGGGCCGGTGTTCCGCGGGCGGAACAGGCCCTCGCCTGA
- a CDS encoding methyltransferase domain-containing protein, with amino-acid sequence MPAYPVALLCPVCRSPFAAGSGLRSLVCPAGHSFDAAKQGYFNFLTGKGTVFEADSADMVAARFDFLSAGHYRGLADAVADLAAPFLAGSGSAVLDAGTGTGHYLRALLDRVPAAAAVGLDISKFALRRAARLNPEAVNLVGDVWQPLPLADAAVDVVTVVFAPRNAAEFARVLRPGGRLIVVTPRPGHLAEVAGQTGMLGIEPAKDERLTASLAGHFAARGGRELDLALSLSPSDVANLALMGPAGHHLDRGALAARVAGLPPRTAVSARFRISVFEPLPLPAAPPATDPQT; translated from the coding sequence ATGCCCGCCTACCCCGTTGCCCTCCTGTGCCCCGTATGCCGGAGCCCGTTCGCTGCGGGCAGCGGCCTTCGCTCCCTCGTCTGCCCGGCCGGGCACAGTTTCGACGCCGCCAAACAGGGCTACTTCAACTTCCTGACCGGGAAGGGCACCGTTTTCGAGGCGGACTCCGCGGACATGGTGGCGGCGCGCTTCGACTTCCTCTCGGCCGGGCACTACCGCGGCCTGGCCGACGCCGTCGCCGACCTCGCGGCGCCGTTCCTTGCCGGTTCCGGGTCCGCCGTGCTCGACGCCGGCACGGGCACCGGGCACTACCTGCGCGCGCTGCTGGACCGCGTCCCGGCGGCGGCTGCGGTGGGCCTGGACATCTCAAAGTTCGCGCTGCGCCGGGCAGCCCGGCTGAACCCCGAGGCGGTCAACCTCGTCGGCGACGTGTGGCAGCCGCTGCCGCTGGCGGACGCCGCCGTCGACGTCGTCACCGTGGTGTTCGCTCCGCGCAACGCGGCCGAATTCGCCCGGGTGCTGCGTCCTGGCGGCCGCCTGATCGTAGTCACGCCCAGGCCCGGCCACCTGGCCGAAGTCGCCGGGCAGACCGGCATGCTGGGGATCGAACCCGCCAAGGACGAGCGCCTGACGGCGTCGCTGGCCGGCCACTTCGCGGCGCGCGGTGGACGCGAGCTGGACCTGGCGCTGAGCCTCTCACCGTCCGATGTGGCAAACCTGGCCCTGATGGGCCCCGCGGGCCACCACCTGGACCGCGGCGCCCTGGCCGCCCGGGTGGCCGGCCTCCCGCCCCGCACCGCCGTGTCAGCGAGGTTCAGGATCAGCGTCTTCGAACCGCTGCCGTTGCCCGCCGCGCCCCCGGCGACGGACCCGCAAACGTAA
- a CDS encoding class I SAM-dependent methyltransferase — MVPLRTRALDAVEEMDRPDCDPARLDRTYAQFALVNRAVSGWRGIYRRELRPLLSREIATTLLDIGCGGGDVPIMLSKWAARDGLRLQITAIDPDERAAAFAGRRRSRDGVIFRRRNTAELLGEGARFDVVVSNHVLHHLDSGELAGFLAESAALSAGTVIHNDLRRSAAAYALFWAAALPFRGSYIRQDGLTSIRRSYTAAELRAAAPPGWTVQPRSPFRNLLILAKALPPERSAL, encoded by the coding sequence ATGGTCCCGCTGCGAACGCGTGCCCTGGACGCTGTTGAGGAGATGGACCGGCCCGACTGTGATCCGGCGCGGCTGGACCGGACCTACGCCCAGTTTGCCCTGGTCAACCGGGCGGTGTCCGGCTGGCGGGGCATCTACCGGCGGGAGCTCCGGCCGTTGCTCTCCAGGGAGATCGCCACGACGCTGCTGGACATCGGCTGCGGCGGCGGCGACGTCCCGATCATGCTCTCGAAGTGGGCGGCCCGGGACGGGCTGCGGCTTCAGATCACGGCGATCGACCCGGACGAGCGCGCCGCCGCCTTCGCCGGGCGCCGGCGGAGCCGCGACGGCGTGATATTCCGGCGCCGGAACACGGCGGAGCTGCTCGGCGAAGGTGCGCGTTTCGACGTCGTCGTGTCCAACCACGTGCTGCATCACCTGGACTCCGGGGAACTGGCCGGCTTCCTCGCCGAATCGGCCGCGCTGAGCGCCGGAACGGTGATCCACAACGATCTCCGCCGCAGCGCGGCCGCCTACGCACTCTTCTGGGCCGCCGCCCTGCCGTTCCGCGGGTCCTACATCAGACAGGACGGCCTGACCTCGATCCGGCGCAGCTACACCGCCGCCGAACTGCGCGCCGCCGCTCCCCCGGGCTGGACCGTGCAGCCCCGCTCCCCCTTCCGAAATCTGCTCATCCTGGCGAAGGCCCTGCCACCAGAGCGGAGCGCCCTGTGA
- a CDS encoding S9 family peptidase, with protein MKSEHLPLLKSVSTPAVHPDGSRAVVSVVRPDFDADSYVGQLWTVPVDPALRPRRITRGFRDTAPDFSPDGEVLAFLRAAPGGKPQLHVVEAGGGEPVAVTDAPLGVGAFTWSPDSRSIVFSARTPEDGRYGTVDGVSAGGEDARLITDYQYRMNGVGYTADKPLQLFVVEVPSLDEEPAVAPAGRALKAATSADGGETEGRKGTRSLPAARQLTTAATDHNGASFSADGGALYFTAALHEGSDNDLVSGVYRLPLPAGDAAAADANADSGEAAPEEVPLAGTARLSASAVRQSRDGRWLYFTAQDLGPTGQDFVARNTALFVMPAGGGDAVALSDVETLDLVGGLEPAGSDGVLVLNNARGTMELLEFGPDGRRSTLLDGDRVVTGAAERAGTVLLSFSDAATAGDVAVLDAGGLRVLTDFSAPLRADAGILPPQELTFASPDGYPVHGWLVAPAGEGPHPVLLNIHGGPFAQYSGALFDEAQVYAAAGYAVLMCNPRGSAGYGQAHGRAIKERMGTVDMQDVLAFLDGALEKFEDLDAGALGIMGGSYGGYLTAWTISHDHRFKAAIVERGYLDPVSFTGSSDIGWFFGGEYTGRSAEQMAAQSPMARVEHVRTPTLVIHSEEDLRCPVEQGQRYFTALKQLGVEAAFLVFPGENHELSRSGTPHHRRQRFDQILQWWSRHLPSAANPAPQDGAAAAAPAAG; from the coding sequence GTGAAATCCGAACATCTGCCCCTGCTCAAGTCCGTTTCGACCCCGGCCGTGCACCCTGACGGTTCCCGGGCCGTCGTGTCCGTGGTCCGCCCCGATTTCGACGCCGACTCATACGTGGGCCAGCTCTGGACCGTGCCGGTGGATCCGGCGCTGCGGCCGCGCCGGATCACCCGCGGCTTCCGCGACACCGCCCCGGACTTTTCCCCGGACGGCGAGGTGCTGGCGTTCCTCCGCGCAGCGCCCGGTGGCAAACCGCAGCTCCACGTCGTCGAGGCCGGCGGCGGGGAGCCTGTAGCGGTGACGGACGCGCCGCTCGGAGTGGGCGCCTTCACCTGGTCCCCTGACTCCCGCAGCATCGTCTTCAGCGCCCGGACGCCTGAGGACGGACGCTATGGCACGGTCGACGGGGTCTCCGCCGGCGGCGAGGACGCCCGCCTGATCACGGATTACCAGTACCGGATGAACGGCGTCGGCTACACGGCGGACAAACCGCTGCAGCTGTTCGTCGTCGAGGTCCCGTCCTTGGACGAGGAGCCCGCCGTCGCCCCGGCCGGCCGTGCCCTGAAAGCGGCCACGTCCGCCGACGGCGGCGAAACGGAGGGCCGCAAGGGGACCCGGAGCCTGCCGGCGGCACGCCAGCTGACCACGGCCGCGACGGACCACAACGGCGCCAGCTTCAGCGCGGACGGCGGCGCCCTGTACTTCACCGCCGCCCTGCACGAGGGCAGCGACAACGACCTGGTCAGCGGGGTCTACCGGCTGCCGCTGCCCGCTGGCGACGCCGCCGCGGCAGACGCCAACGCAGACTCCGGAGAAGCCGCCCCGGAAGAGGTGCCCCTCGCCGGCACCGCCCGGCTCTCCGCCTCCGCCGTCCGCCAGAGCCGGGACGGCCGGTGGCTGTACTTCACGGCGCAGGACCTCGGCCCCACGGGCCAGGACTTCGTCGCCCGCAACACGGCGCTCTTCGTTATGCCGGCCGGGGGCGGGGACGCCGTCGCGCTCAGCGACGTGGAGACCCTGGACCTGGTCGGCGGCCTGGAGCCGGCCGGCTCCGACGGGGTCCTGGTCCTGAACAACGCGCGCGGCACCATGGAGCTGCTGGAGTTCGGCCCCGACGGGCGGCGGAGCACCCTGCTGGACGGCGACCGGGTGGTCACGGGCGCGGCCGAACGCGCCGGAACGGTGCTGCTGAGCTTCAGCGACGCGGCGACCGCCGGCGACGTCGCCGTCCTCGACGCCGGCGGCCTCCGGGTGTTGACCGACTTCTCGGCGCCGCTGCGGGCCGACGCCGGCATCCTGCCCCCGCAGGAGCTCACGTTCGCTTCGCCCGACGGCTATCCGGTGCACGGCTGGCTCGTCGCGCCCGCGGGGGAGGGGCCGCACCCGGTGCTGCTCAACATCCACGGCGGCCCGTTCGCCCAGTACAGCGGGGCGCTCTTCGACGAGGCCCAGGTGTACGCCGCCGCCGGATATGCCGTGCTGATGTGCAATCCGCGCGGCTCCGCCGGGTACGGCCAGGCCCACGGCCGCGCCATCAAGGAGCGCATGGGAACCGTGGACATGCAGGACGTCCTGGCGTTCCTGGACGGGGCGCTGGAGAAGTTCGAGGACCTCGACGCCGGCGCGCTCGGCATCATGGGCGGTTCCTACGGGGGCTACCTGACGGCCTGGACCATCAGCCATGACCACCGCTTCAAGGCCGCGATCGTGGAGCGCGGCTACCTCGATCCGGTGAGCTTCACGGGGTCCTCGGACATCGGCTGGTTCTTTGGCGGCGAGTACACCGGCCGCTCGGCCGAGCAGATGGCGGCGCAGAGCCCGATGGCCCGGGTGGAGCACGTGCGCACGCCCACCCTGGTCATCCACAGCGAGGAGGACCTGCGCTGCCCGGTGGAGCAGGGCCAGCGCTATTTCACCGCCCTCAAGCAGCTCGGTGTGGAGGCCGCGTTCCTGGTGTTCCCGGGCGAGAACCATGAGCTTTCCCGCTCCGGCACCCCGCACCACCGCCGGCAGCGTTTCGACCAGATCCTTCAGTGGTGGTCGCGGCATCTTCCGTCGGCGGCCAACCCGGCACCACAGGACGGCGCGGCGGCCGCGGCGCCCGCCGCCGGCTAG
- a CDS encoding NAD(P)/FAD-dependent oxidoreductase — MSDVVIIGGGPVGLFMAALLLQRGVAVTVLEQRATPEPHSRAIGIHPPALEALGRIGVDQELVRRGVPIRRGLALSRGSTLAEMSFAGVSERFPFVLSLPQNATEAVLEERVRGLNPETLRRGVRVTGLHDDGAHVTVEACVDGAEEWISAPVVIAADGVRSAARANLGVPLRCRDYPDRYLMGDFADGTAFGPDAALFLAGDGIVESFPLPGQRRRWVVRLGADDGVHIGGYDGANRAAGPDAGWLAREVRRRTGINVDAGSQSMLSGFGVRARLARRMVSGRVILIGDAAHEISPIGGQGMSLGWLDALALAVLVPGLLAGNRNGLAAFERNRMRQAARAALQSEINMTLGRPLPGGLLAARNGAIAAVAAVPAANRFVARRFTMQ, encoded by the coding sequence GTGAGCGACGTCGTTATTATCGGCGGAGGTCCGGTGGGCCTCTTTATGGCGGCCTTGCTGCTGCAGCGGGGCGTCGCGGTGACGGTGCTCGAACAGCGGGCCACGCCGGAACCGCACTCCCGCGCCATTGGCATCCACCCGCCGGCACTGGAGGCGCTCGGCCGGATCGGGGTGGACCAGGAGCTCGTCCGCCGGGGCGTCCCGATCCGGCGCGGCCTGGCTCTCAGCCGCGGCTCCACCCTTGCCGAAATGTCCTTCGCCGGCGTGTCCGAGCGGTTCCCGTTTGTGCTGTCGCTGCCGCAGAATGCCACCGAAGCCGTGCTCGAGGAACGGGTGCGCGGGCTCAATCCGGAGACCCTGCGCCGCGGTGTCCGTGTGACAGGGCTGCACGACGACGGCGCCCACGTCACGGTTGAGGCCTGCGTCGACGGGGCGGAGGAGTGGATTTCCGCGCCCGTCGTGATCGCCGCCGACGGGGTCCGGTCCGCAGCCCGGGCAAATCTCGGGGTGCCGCTGCGGTGCCGGGACTATCCGGACCGCTACCTTATGGGCGACTTCGCCGACGGCACCGCGTTCGGTCCCGATGCCGCGCTGTTCCTGGCCGGGGACGGGATTGTGGAGTCGTTTCCGCTGCCGGGCCAGCGGCGGCGCTGGGTGGTCCGGCTAGGTGCAGACGACGGCGTGCACATTGGCGGGTACGACGGCGCTAATAGGGCCGCCGGTCCCGACGCCGGCTGGCTTGCCCGGGAAGTCCGGCGGCGGACCGGCATCAACGTCGACGCCGGCAGCCAAAGCATGCTCAGCGGCTTCGGTGTGCGTGCCCGGCTGGCCCGGCGCATGGTGTCCGGGCGTGTCATCCTGATCGGAGATGCGGCACACGAAATCAGCCCAATCGGGGGCCAGGGCATGAGCCTGGGCTGGCTCGACGCGCTTGCCCTGGCAGTCCTGGTGCCGGGGCTACTTGCCGGCAACCGCAACGGACTGGCGGCCTTCGAACGGAACCGGATGCGCCAGGCGGCGCGCGCTGCCCTGCAGTCGGAGATCAACATGACCCTGGGCCGGCCACTGCCGGGAGGTCTGCTGGCGGCCCGCAACGGCGCCATTGCCGCCGTGGCCGCGGTCCCGGCCGCGAACCGGTTTGTGGCCCGCCGCTTCACCATGCAGTAG
- a CDS encoding peptide deformylase gives MCPDATNDASYTAPTAEASKEAIRAAVEQILNAGVLPPIVQVGHPVLRQQAVPFTGQLDDAELGRLVDLMRRVMHKAPGVGLAAPQLGIPLQLAVLEDRFDVDPDVAAARGRERLPFFAMLNPRYEPLGMAKKAFYEGCLSLNGLQAAVLRPESVRLDFTAVDGTAQQRDFTGWQARIVQHETDHVHGVLYLDRAELRSLSNNAEYSARWAQPDIGHARQELGFLPDDPGS, from the coding sequence ATGTGTCCAGACGCCACGAATGATGCCAGCTACACCGCCCCCACCGCCGAGGCCAGCAAAGAAGCCATCCGGGCGGCAGTCGAGCAGATCCTGAACGCCGGGGTGCTTCCGCCCATCGTCCAGGTGGGGCATCCGGTCCTCCGGCAGCAGGCGGTCCCGTTCACCGGCCAGCTCGACGACGCCGAGCTTGGCCGGCTGGTCGACCTGATGCGCCGGGTCATGCACAAGGCGCCCGGCGTCGGACTCGCCGCCCCGCAGCTGGGAATCCCGCTGCAGCTGGCCGTCCTGGAGGACAGGTTCGACGTCGACCCCGACGTCGCGGCGGCGCGCGGCCGGGAGCGTCTGCCGTTCTTCGCCATGCTGAATCCGCGCTACGAGCCGCTGGGCATGGCCAAGAAGGCGTTTTACGAGGGCTGCCTGTCCCTGAACGGCCTGCAGGCCGCCGTGTTGCGGCCCGAATCGGTGCGGCTGGACTTTACCGCGGTGGACGGGACCGCGCAGCAGCGGGATTTCACCGGCTGGCAGGCCCGCATCGTGCAGCACGAGACGGACCATGTGCACGGCGTCTTGTACCTGGACCGGGCCGAGCTGCGATCGCTGAGCAACAACGCCGAATACTCCGCCCGCTGGGCCCAGCCGGACATCGGCCACGCCCGGCAGGAACTGGGGTTCCTGCCGGACGACCCCGGCAGCTAG
- a CDS encoding excinuclease ABC subunit UvrA: MSTATSTGTDAQPAAVHVADTHDLIRVQGARENNLKNVSIEIPKRRLTVFTGVSGSGKSSLVFATIAAESQRMINETYSAFVQGFMPNLARPDVDLLEGLTTAIIVDQERMGANPRSTVGTATDANAMLRILFSRLGTPHVGPPTAFSFNVPTRKASGVMSTEKAGGRVEKSVVQNAVYLGGMCPRCEGMGSVSDFDLTALYDESKSLAAGALTVPGYSMDGWYGRIFSGAGFDMDKPIAKYTKKEMHDLLYKEPTKIKVEGINLTYEGLIPKIQKSMLSKDVEAMQPHIRAFVERAITFQACPECEGTRLSKEARSSKIQGKNIAELCQMQISDLATWIRGLNEPSVEPLLKGLRHLLDSFAEIGLGYLSLDRPAGTLSGGEAQRTKMIRHLGSSLTDITYVFDEPTIGLHPHDIERMNQLLLQLRDKGNTVLVVEHKPETIVIADHVVDLGPGAGTAGGSVCFEGTVAGLRSSDTITGHHLDDRAAVKETVRTPSGALEVRGATTNNLRDVDVDIPLGVLCVLTGVAGSGKSSLIQGSVAGRDGVVLIDQGAIKGSRRSNPATYTGLLEPIRKAFAKANGVKPALFSSNSEGACPTCNGAGVIFTELGVMATVESTCEDCEGRRFLASVLEYRLAGRNIAEVLAMSMTEAEQFFGAGEAKTPAAHKILDRLVDVGLGYLSLGQPLTTLSGGERQRLKLATQMAEKGDVYVLDEPTTGLHLADVANLLGLLDRLVASGKSVIVIEHHQAVMAHADWIIDLGPGAGHDGGRIVFEGTPAELVAARSTLTGEHLAAYVGE; the protein is encoded by the coding sequence ATGAGCACGGCCACGAGCACCGGCACGGACGCGCAGCCGGCTGCGGTGCACGTTGCCGACACCCACGATTTGATCCGGGTGCAGGGCGCGCGGGAAAACAATCTCAAGAACGTCAGCATCGAGATTCCGAAGCGCCGCCTGACGGTATTCACCGGCGTCTCCGGCTCGGGGAAGAGCTCGCTGGTGTTCGCCACGATCGCGGCCGAGTCGCAGCGGATGATCAACGAAACCTACAGCGCCTTCGTGCAGGGCTTTATGCCCAACCTGGCGCGTCCCGACGTCGACCTCCTGGAGGGGCTCACGACGGCGATCATCGTCGACCAGGAGCGGATGGGCGCGAACCCCCGCTCCACGGTCGGCACCGCCACCGACGCCAACGCCATGCTGCGCATCCTCTTCAGCCGGCTCGGCACGCCGCATGTGGGGCCGCCCACGGCTTTCTCCTTCAACGTCCCCACCCGGAAAGCCAGCGGCGTGATGAGCACCGAGAAGGCCGGCGGCAGGGTGGAGAAGAGCGTGGTCCAGAACGCCGTCTACCTGGGCGGAATGTGCCCGCGGTGCGAGGGAATGGGGTCTGTCTCCGACTTCGACCTCACGGCGCTCTATGACGAGAGCAAGTCGCTGGCTGCAGGTGCCCTGACGGTCCCGGGCTACAGCATGGACGGCTGGTACGGGCGCATCTTCAGCGGCGCCGGCTTCGACATGGACAAGCCGATCGCGAAGTACACCAAAAAGGAAATGCACGACTTGCTCTACAAGGAGCCGACCAAGATCAAGGTCGAGGGCATCAACCTCACCTATGAGGGCCTGATTCCGAAGATCCAGAAATCGATGCTTTCCAAGGACGTGGAGGCGATGCAGCCCCACATCCGGGCCTTCGTGGAACGGGCCATCACCTTCCAGGCTTGTCCCGAGTGCGAGGGCACCAGGCTCAGCAAGGAGGCGCGGTCCTCGAAGATCCAGGGAAAGAACATCGCCGAACTGTGCCAGATGCAGATCAGCGACTTGGCCACGTGGATCCGTGGGCTCAATGAGCCCTCGGTGGAGCCGCTCCTCAAGGGGCTGCGGCACCTGCTCGATTCGTTCGCCGAAATCGGACTGGGGTACCTCTCGCTGGACCGGCCGGCGGGGACCTTGTCCGGGGGAGAGGCGCAGCGCACCAAGATGATCCGGCACCTGGGCTCATCCCTGACCGACATCACCTATGTTTTTGACGAGCCGACGATCGGCCTGCACCCTCATGACATCGAGCGGATGAACCAGCTGCTGCTGCAACTCCGGGACAAGGGCAACACGGTGCTCGTCGTCGAGCACAAGCCGGAGACCATTGTCATCGCCGACCACGTTGTTGACCTGGGTCCCGGCGCGGGCACCGCGGGCGGCAGTGTCTGCTTCGAGGGAACCGTGGCGGGTCTGCGGTCCAGCGACACCATCACCGGCCACCACCTGGACGACCGGGCGGCGGTCAAGGAGACGGTGCGCACGCCGTCGGGCGCCCTTGAGGTGCGCGGCGCGACGACGAACAACCTCCGGGACGTCGACGTCGACATCCCGCTGGGCGTGCTGTGTGTGCTGACGGGCGTGGCCGGATCCGGGAAGAGCTCGTTGATCCAGGGCTCCGTGGCCGGCCGGGACGGTGTGGTGCTGATCGACCAGGGCGCCATCAAGGGTTCACGGCGCAGCAACCCGGCCACGTACACCGGCCTGCTTGAGCCGATCCGGAAGGCGTTCGCGAAGGCCAACGGCGTGAAGCCAGCGCTGTTCAGCTCCAATTCCGAAGGCGCCTGTCCCACCTGCAACGGCGCCGGAGTCATCTTCACCGAACTGGGCGTGATGGCCACCGTCGAATCCACCTGCGAGGACTGTGAGGGCCGCAGGTTCCTGGCGTCGGTGCTGGAGTACAGGCTGGCGGGCCGCAATATCGCTGAAGTGCTGGCGATGTCCATGACCGAGGCAGAGCAGTTCTTCGGCGCCGGCGAGGCGAAGACGCCGGCCGCGCACAAAATTCTCGACCGGCTGGTGGACGTCGGCCTCGGCTACCTCAGCCTGGGGCAGCCGCTGACCACCCTCTCCGGTGGCGAGCGGCAGCGGCTCAAGCTGGCCACCCAGATGGCCGAGAAGGGGGACGTATACGTCCTCGACGAACCGACGACGGGCCTGCACCTGGCCGACGTCGCAAACCTGCTCGGGCTGCTGGACCGGCTGGTCGCCTCCGGCAAATCGGTGATCGTCATCGAGCACCACCAGGCGGTCATGGCCCATGCCGATTGGATCATCGACCTCGGCCCCGGGGCCGGACACGACGGCGGCCGCATCGTCTTCGAGGGCACGCCCGCCGAGCTGGTCGCCGCGCGGTCCACCCTAACGGGGGAACATTTGGCGGCGTATGTGGGGGAGTGA